One Dermacentor andersoni chromosome 6, qqDerAnde1_hic_scaffold, whole genome shotgun sequence genomic window carries:
- the LOC140219095 gene encoding calcium-activated chloride channel regulator family member 3-like yields the protein MGSGTKECWDKYTVNFYIDYIRRVGREMLSRILFLAMSLLTAKALLLDKKDGGYVRLLVAIDDNITTDPAVLDGIQTLFTEASSILNRATHHKLHFKEVTVALPRGWTPMVEQRGTAIERVAYRAYPHAQVRIVPSHWKSENDATPRIRAFNIRGCGHRGDHIDVPDGALREVDHTDLLRRTAISLVREWIHFRYGVIDDLGKPGSLFYPDVNCRDSKEHSGGSYTSYIEDVLALCRRVSDAMAEWNRVRHVLKGIGTVAFNVLAVRNPAAVADIVLTRQPLDELESVRLQLHCDHRSTVDPDLRVIIRVIIREELQSLGFSSPLGLPPQPTGAVLRDVIKEELESMT from the exons GAGATGCTGTCTCGGATCCTGTTTCTTGCAATGTCGCTCCTGACGGCGAAAGCTCTTCTGCTGGACAAGAAAGACGGCGGATACGTAAGGCTACTCGTCGCCATTGATGACAACATAACGACCGACCCTGCTGTTCTTGATGGCATTCAG ACACTTTTCACTGAAGCTTCGTCCATACTGAACCGGGCCACGCACCACAAACTACATTTCAAGGAGGTCACGGTAGCTCTTCCTCGGGGCTGGACTCCAATGGTCGAGCAACGCGGCACGGCCATCGAACGCGTCGCCTACCGAGCGTACCCGCACGCGCAAGTTCGTATCGTGCCATCCCACTGGAAAAGCGAAAACGACGCGACGCCGAGAATCCGCGCGTTCAACATCCGTGGCTGCGGTCACCGCGGGGACCATATAGATGTGCCGGACGGCGCCCTTCGTGAAGTAGACCACACCGATCTTCTTCGGAGAACCG CCATCAGCCTGGTACGGGAGTGGATACATTTCCGGTACGGCGTCATTGACGACCTTGGAAAGCCGGGAAGCTTATTTTACCCGGACGTCAACTGTAGGGACAGCAAG GAACACTCCGGTGGGTCCTACAcatcgtacatcgaggatgtgcttgcgcTCTGTCGTCGTGTCAGTGATGCTATGGCTGAGTGGAACAGGGTACGTCATGTTCTCAAAGGCATTGGGACTGTGGCCTTCAACGTGCTCGCCGTGAGGAACCCGGCTGCCGTGGCTGACATCGTCTTGACGCGACAGCCCCTCGACGAGCTCGAGTCCGTACGCTTGCAACTGCACTGCGACCACCGTTCTACGGTGGACCCTGACCTACGTGTAATAATTCGGGTGATTATCCGCGAGGAACTTCAATCACTTGGCTTTTCATCTCCGTTGGGCCTTCCTCCTCAGCCTACTGGGGCAGTGTTGCgcgacgtcatcaaggaggagCTCGAGTCCATGACATGA